One Pseudomonas sp. MM213 genomic window, CGGCGATGTAGCCGGGGTCGCCGAGGGTGCCGGCCGGGATCATTTTCAGGATCTGTTCCAGTCGCTCCGGGGCCACGGTTTCGCGCACCACCGGCAAGTCCAGCGGCCCCGGCGAAATGCTGTTGACCGTCACGCCTTGCGGGGCCAGTTCACGGGCGAAGACTTTGGTCAGCGTCGCCACGCCGCCCTTGGCTGCCGCGTAATGCGCGCCGGTGGCGGTGCCGCCGTTCTGCCCGGCGAGCGAGGCGATGTTGACGATGCGGCCAAAACCACGCTCGGCAAAGTGCGCGCCGAACACCTGGCACGCGACAAAAGTGCCGCGCAGGTTGATCGCCATCGACTCGTCGAACTCCTCCGGGGTGATGTCCATCAACGCGGCGACTTTCGACACGCCGGCGTTGTTCACCAGGATGTCGCAGCCGCCCCAATGCTCGACCAGCACGTCGCGGGCATGCTGGAAGTCGGCCTTGCTGCGCACATCCAACTCAATGGCGACAGCACTGGCACCGCTGGCATCCAGCTCGGCAGCCAATCGCCGCACGCCCTCGAGACGCACGTCCGCCAGGGCGACACGATAACCCGCCCCGTGCAGACGGCGGGCGATGCACTCGCCCAGTCCGCGCGAGGCACCTGTTACAAGGGCTACTCGACTCATGATGTTGCCCTCACAGAAGGAAGCCGAGCGCGCTCAGGCTGTCGGTGGAGTTGATCAGCCGCACCACTTTGCGCTCCAGGGTCGGCACGCCATCGGTGAAACGGATGCGGTGGTTCAGGTCGGCCACGAACGGCGTGTGCACGCCGCGCTTATAGGCGTA contains:
- a CDS encoding SDR family NAD(P)-dependent oxidoreductase → MSRVALVTGASRGLGECIARRLHGAGYRVALADVRLEGVRRLAAELDASGASAVAIELDVRSKADFQHARDVLVEHWGGCDILVNNAGVSKVAALMDITPEEFDESMAINLRGTFVACQVFGAHFAERGFGRIVNIASLAGQNGGTATGAHYAAAKGGVATLTKVFARELAPQGVTVNSISPGPLDLPVVRETVAPERLEQILKMIPAGTLGDPGYIADSVLLLIANHAASVTGACWDINGGLFMR